A region from the Nocardioides exalbidus genome encodes:
- a CDS encoding CinA family protein encodes MRLPELMLPEILDELARRGETVATAESLTGGLLASMLTDVPGASRSFVGGVVSYATRVKISALDVPAEVVDAHGVVSEECAAAMATGVCRRLDATWGLATTGVAGPDPQDGKPVGTVWVAVAGPGSVETRLLALAGDRRAIREATCAEVLSVLGDVLAPDPRL; translated from the coding sequence ATGCGGTTGCCCGAGCTGATGCTGCCCGAGATCCTGGACGAGCTGGCCCGGCGCGGCGAGACGGTCGCGACCGCCGAGTCGCTGACCGGGGGCCTGCTGGCGTCGATGCTGACCGACGTGCCGGGCGCCTCGCGCAGCTTCGTCGGAGGCGTGGTCTCCTACGCCACCCGGGTGAAGATCTCCGCGCTCGACGTGCCGGCAGAGGTCGTCGACGCCCACGGGGTGGTCTCCGAGGAGTGCGCCGCCGCCATGGCCACGGGCGTGTGCCGTCGTCTCGACGCGACGTGGGGCCTGGCCACGACCGGGGTCGCCGGGCCGGACCCGCAGGACGGCAAGCCCGTGGGGACCGTGTGGGTCGCCGTCGCCGGGCCGGGCTCCGTGGAGACCCGGCTGCTGGCCCTGGCCGGTGATCGCCGGGCGATCCGTGAGGCGACGTGCGCGGAGGTGCTGTCGGTCCTGGGGGACGTGCTCGCCCCGGATCCGAGGTTGTGA
- a CDS encoding helix-turn-helix domain-containing protein, which yields MVLFRRLLGEVLRGARMQRGMTLRELSAEARVSLGYISEIERGQKEASSELLASLCQAMDLPLSDVLREVADAVALEEVALGLAVPTIKPAPITTPIATAGDVVASAA from the coding sequence ATGGTGCTCTTCCGACGACTGCTCGGCGAGGTGCTGCGCGGCGCGCGGATGCAGCGCGGGATGACCCTTCGCGAGCTCTCCGCCGAGGCGCGGGTGAGCCTGGGCTACATCTCCGAGATCGAGCGCGGGCAGAAGGAGGCGTCCTCCGAGCTGCTCGCGTCGCTGTGCCAGGCGATGGACCTGCCGTTGTCCGACGTCCTGCGCGAGGTCGCCGACGCGGTGGCCCTCGAGGAGGTCGCGCTCGGCCTGGCCGTGCCGACGATCAAGCCCGCACCGATCACGACCCCCATCGCGACGGCCGGCGACGTCGTCGCCTCCGCTGCCTGA
- a CDS encoding DNA-formamidopyrimidine glycosylase family protein: protein MPEGDTVYRAAAKLDRALTGHRLTVTDFRVPAFATVDLREGEVIRTLSRGKHLLTRIDHQRAWTLHTHLKMEGSWHVYPDGEKWRRPNDQVRIVLGIEGRNAVGFQLGIVELVPREAEADLTSHLGPDLLGPDWDEERAVANLRSEPGRPVAQALLDQRNLAGIGNMYMAELCFTMGVNPANAVSTVDQLPRLVRRGRQMLEVNKERAIQTTTGDLRERERLWVYRRDKSPCRRCRTPIAVTMLGEPGRERATYWCPSCQPEK, encoded by the coding sequence GTGCCTGAGGGTGACACCGTCTACCGTGCGGCCGCGAAGCTCGACCGAGCGTTGACCGGGCACCGGCTGACGGTGACCGACTTCCGGGTGCCGGCCTTCGCCACCGTCGACCTCCGCGAGGGCGAGGTCATCCGCACGCTGTCGCGCGGCAAGCACCTGCTCACCCGCATCGACCACCAGCGCGCCTGGACGCTCCACACCCACCTCAAGATGGAGGGGTCGTGGCACGTCTACCCCGACGGTGAGAAGTGGCGCCGGCCGAACGACCAGGTCCGCATTGTGCTCGGCATCGAGGGTCGCAACGCGGTCGGCTTCCAGCTCGGCATCGTCGAGCTCGTGCCGCGTGAGGCGGAGGCCGACCTGACCTCCCACCTCGGTCCCGACCTGCTCGGTCCCGACTGGGACGAGGAGCGGGCGGTCGCCAACCTCCGCAGCGAGCCGGGTCGCCCGGTCGCGCAGGCCCTCCTCGACCAGCGCAACCTCGCCGGCATCGGCAACATGTACATGGCCGAGCTGTGCTTCACCATGGGCGTCAACCCGGCCAACGCCGTGTCCACCGTCGACCAGCTGCCTCGCCTCGTGCGGCGTGGCAGGCAGATGCTCGAGGTCAACAAGGAGCGCGCGATCCAGACCACGACGGGCGACCTGCGCGAGCGGGAGCGGTTGTGGGTCTACCGGCGCGACAAGTCGCCCTGTCGCCGGTGCCGGACACCGATCGCGGTGACGATGCTCGGCGAGCCGGGGCGGGAGCGGGCGACCTACTGGTGCCCGAGCTGCCAGCCGGAGAAGTAG
- a CDS encoding ATP-dependent helicase, which translates to MTALDRFSAPTRAWFEASFAGPTPAQEGAWTSIAEGRHALVVAPTGSGKTLSAFLHAIDRLMTSERPDDKSKRTRVLYISPLKALGVDVERNLRAPLTGIRNTAERLEATVPDVTVGLRSGDTSPADRRKLGSAPPDILITTPESLFLMLTSQARETLRGVDTIIIDEVHAVAGTKRGAHLGISLERLDALLDKPAQRIGLSATVRPLEEVARFLGGTQPVEIVAPPSTKEWDLKVVVPVEDMTMPEEYDEEAGDPGRSQSIWPHVEEHVVDLVEQHRSTIVFANSRRLAERLTARLNEIAAERAGVEPEDPLAGKQPAQVMAQSGQSSGAEGIIAKAHHGSVSKEQRAIIEDDLKRGRLPCVVATSSLELGIDMGSVDLVIQIESPPSVASALQRVGRAGHQVGETSRGVLFPKHRGDLAQTAVAVERMRSGAIEKMAIPANPLDVLAQQVVAMLAMDEWQVDEMFALMTRAASYTQLPRSAYDATLDLLSGRYPSDEFAELRPRIVWDRVTGALSGRPGAQRLAVTSGGTIPDRGLFGVFLVGEKASRVGELDEEMVYESRVGDVFALGATSWRIEDITHDRVLVTPAPGIPGRLPFWKGDALGRPAELGAAVGAFTRELAAKPHAKAVAHVRERGLDDYAANNLVTYLGEQREATQVVPSDTQIVVERFRDELGDWRLVVHSPYGTPVHAPWALAINARLRERFDVDGQAVASDDGIVIRIPDTDAEPPTGEVIVFEPEEIDQIVTQEVGGSALFASRFRECAARALLLPRRDPGRRSPLWQQRQRSAQLLEVASQYPAFPIVLEAVRECLQDVYDLPALVALLGRVQRREITVVDVATTQPSPFARSLLFGYVAQFVYEGDSPIAERRAAALSLDQGLLAELLGRAELRELLDPEVLTEVEAELQWLADDRRARDAEAVADLLRLVGPLSTEEIRARSVDGADVEGWLASLSDVRRVVEVRMAGQDRWTAIEDIGRLRDGLGVPVPVGTPDAFLQLPEDPLGDLVSRYARSHGPFTTTEVAARLGLGEAVARQTLQRLAHRGRVLDGEFRPSGSGSEWCDAEVLRKLRRRSLARLRQEIEPVSHDAVARFLPSWQKVGGQLRGLDGVVAAIDQLAGCPVPASALEPLVLAARVRDYEPSMLDELTASGEVIWAGHSPLPGSDGWVSLHLADQAHLTLPEIESPEEPDGLQRAVLDALDPGGAWFFRQLSDRVGATSDAELSTALWELVWSGRVTNDTLAPLRNLVRSGTPSHRTRRTPPRLGRTTTGRGGASRGGRMPARTGPPETAGRWALLPERDGDPTRRAHARAEHLLERHGVVTRGAVMSERVVGGFAGVYKVLSAFEDTGRCRRGYFIEGLGAAQFGSAGAIDRLRTFSEPESRKSGAKPAVVALAATDPANVFGAALPWPEPVDPERAGHRPGRKAGALVVTVDGELTVYVERGGKTLLTWSEDTELLTPAMTALAESARRGALGRLTVEKADGQQLIGNGGETPIRLALSAAGFVATPKGLRLRA; encoded by the coding sequence ATGACCGCACTCGACCGCTTCAGCGCACCGACGCGCGCGTGGTTCGAGGCGTCGTTCGCGGGTCCGACCCCGGCCCAGGAGGGCGCCTGGACCAGCATCGCCGAGGGTCGGCACGCGCTCGTCGTGGCACCGACCGGCAGCGGCAAGACGCTGAGCGCGTTCCTCCACGCGATCGACCGGCTGATGACCAGCGAGCGGCCCGACGACAAGTCGAAGCGGACCCGTGTCCTCTACATCTCCCCGCTCAAGGCGCTCGGCGTCGACGTCGAGCGCAACCTCAGGGCCCCGTTGACCGGGATCCGCAACACGGCGGAGCGGCTCGAGGCGACGGTCCCCGACGTGACCGTCGGCCTGCGCTCCGGCGACACCAGCCCGGCCGATCGGCGCAAGCTCGGCTCGGCGCCGCCCGACATCCTCATCACGACGCCCGAGTCGCTGTTCCTCATGCTGACCAGCCAGGCGCGCGAGACGCTGCGCGGTGTCGACACGATCATCATCGACGAGGTGCACGCCGTCGCCGGCACCAAGCGCGGCGCCCACCTCGGCATCAGCCTCGAGCGCCTCGACGCCCTGCTCGACAAGCCCGCCCAGCGCATCGGGCTCAGCGCGACGGTCCGCCCGCTCGAGGAGGTCGCGCGCTTCCTCGGCGGCACCCAGCCGGTCGAGATCGTCGCCCCGCCCAGCACCAAGGAGTGGGACCTCAAGGTCGTCGTGCCGGTCGAGGACATGACGATGCCGGAGGAGTACGACGAGGAGGCGGGCGACCCGGGCCGCTCCCAGAGCATCTGGCCCCACGTCGAGGAGCACGTGGTCGACCTCGTCGAGCAGCACCGCTCGACCATCGTCTTCGCCAACTCCCGCCGGCTCGCCGAGCGGCTGACCGCCCGGCTCAACGAGATCGCCGCCGAGCGGGCCGGTGTCGAGCCGGAGGACCCCCTGGCCGGGAAGCAGCCCGCCCAGGTCATGGCCCAGTCCGGCCAGAGCAGCGGCGCCGAGGGCATCATCGCCAAGGCCCACCACGGCTCGGTGTCCAAGGAGCAGCGGGCGATCATCGAGGACGACCTCAAGCGCGGCCGGCTCCCCTGCGTCGTCGCGACCAGCAGCCTCGAGCTCGGCATCGACATGGGCTCGGTCGACCTCGTCATCCAGATCGAGTCGCCACCCAGCGTCGCCAGCGCCCTCCAGCGCGTCGGTCGCGCCGGCCACCAGGTCGGCGAGACCAGCAGGGGCGTGCTGTTCCCCAAGCACCGCGGCGACCTCGCGCAGACGGCGGTCGCGGTCGAGCGGATGCGCAGCGGTGCGATCGAGAAGATGGCGATCCCGGCCAACCCTCTCGACGTCCTCGCCCAGCAGGTGGTCGCCATGCTCGCGATGGACGAATGGCAGGTCGACGAGATGTTCGCGCTGATGACGCGCGCCGCGTCCTACACCCAGCTCCCCCGCTCCGCCTACGACGCGACCCTCGACCTCCTCAGCGGCCGCTACCCCAGCGACGAGTTCGCCGAGCTGCGTCCCCGCATCGTCTGGGACCGCGTCACCGGCGCACTGAGCGGACGGCCGGGCGCCCAGCGCCTCGCCGTCACCAGCGGCGGCACGATCCCCGACCGCGGGCTGTTCGGGGTCTTCCTGGTCGGCGAGAAGGCCTCTCGGGTCGGCGAGCTCGACGAGGAGATGGTCTACGAGTCGCGCGTCGGCGACGTCTTCGCCCTGGGCGCGACCAGCTGGCGGATCGAGGACATCACCCACGACCGCGTGCTGGTGACACCTGCGCCCGGCATCCCGGGCAGGTTGCCGTTCTGGAAGGGCGACGCCCTCGGCCGGCCCGCCGAGCTCGGCGCCGCCGTCGGCGCCTTCACCCGCGAGCTCGCCGCCAAGCCCCACGCCAAGGCGGTCGCCCACGTCCGCGAGCGCGGTCTCGACGACTACGCGGCCAACAACCTCGTCACCTACCTCGGCGAGCAGCGCGAGGCCACGCAGGTCGTCCCGAGCGACACCCAGATCGTGGTCGAGCGCTTCCGCGACGAGCTCGGCGACTGGCGCCTGGTCGTCCACTCGCCCTACGGCACCCCCGTGCACGCACCCTGGGCGCTCGCGATCAACGCCCGGCTGCGCGAGCGCTTCGACGTCGACGGCCAGGCGGTGGCCTCCGACGACGGCATCGTGATCCGGATCCCCGACACCGACGCCGAGCCCCCGACGGGCGAGGTCATCGTCTTCGAGCCCGAGGAGATCGACCAGATCGTCACCCAGGAGGTCGGCGGCTCGGCGTTGTTCGCCAGCCGGTTCCGCGAGTGTGCCGCTCGCGCCCTCCTGCTGCCCCGTCGCGACCCCGGCCGGCGCAGCCCGCTGTGGCAGCAGCGCCAGCGCAGCGCCCAGCTCCTCGAGGTGGCGTCGCAATACCCTGCGTTCCCGATCGTCCTCGAGGCCGTGCGCGAGTGCCTCCAGGACGTCTACGACCTGCCGGCGCTCGTCGCGCTGCTCGGCCGGGTGCAGCGCCGCGAGATCACCGTCGTCGACGTCGCGACGACCCAGCCCAGCCCCTTCGCGCGCAGCCTGCTCTTCGGCTACGTCGCCCAGTTCGTCTACGAGGGCGACTCCCCCATCGCCGAGCGCCGTGCGGCCGCGCTGTCCCTCGACCAGGGCCTGCTCGCCGAGCTGCTCGGCCGCGCCGAGCTCCGCGAGCTGCTCGATCCCGAGGTCCTCACCGAGGTCGAGGCCGAGCTCCAGTGGCTCGCCGACGACCGGCGCGCCCGCGACGCCGAGGCCGTCGCCGACCTGCTCCGGCTCGTCGGCCCGCTGTCGACCGAGGAGATCCGCGCGCGGTCCGTCGACGGGGCCGACGTCGAGGGCTGGCTCGCCTCGCTGTCCGACGTCCGCCGCGTCGTCGAGGTCCGCATGGCCGGCCAGGACCGGTGGACGGCCATCGAGGACATCGGCCGGCTGCGGGACGGGCTCGGCGTCCCGGTCCCGGTCGGCACGCCCGACGCCTTTCTCCAGCTGCCCGAGGACCCGCTCGGCGACCTCGTGTCGCGCTACGCCCGCAGCCACGGCCCGTTCACCACGACCGAGGTCGCCGCGCGGCTCGGCCTCGGCGAGGCCGTCGCCCGCCAGACCCTCCAGCGGCTCGCGCACCGCGGTCGCGTGCTCGACGGCGAGTTCCGGCCCTCCGGCTCCGGGAGCGAGTGGTGCGACGCCGAGGTCCTCCGCAAGCTGCGCAGACGCTCGCTCGCCCGGCTGCGGCAGGAGATCGAGCCGGTCAGCCACGACGCGGTCGCCCGCTTCCTCCCCAGCTGGCAGAAGGTCGGCGGCCAGCTCCGCGGGCTCGACGGCGTGGTCGCCGCGATCGACCAGCTCGCCGGCTGCCCGGTCCCGGCCAGCGCCCTCGAGCCGCTCGTCCTGGCGGCTCGCGTTCGCGACTACGAGCCCTCGATGCTCGACGAGCTCACCGCCTCCGGCGAGGTCATCTGGGCCGGCCACTCCCCGCTGCCCGGCAGCGACGGGTGGGTCAGCCTCCACCTCGCCGACCAGGCGCACCTCACGCTGCCCGAGATCGAGTCGCCCGAGGAGCCGGACGGCCTCCAGCGAGCCGTCCTCGACGCGCTCGACCCGGGCGGCGCCTGGTTCTTCCGCCAGCTCTCCGACCGCGTCGGCGCGACGAGCGACGCCGAGCTGAGCACGGCCCTGTGGGAGCTGGTCTGGAGCGGCCGGGTCACCAACGACACGCTCGCCCCGCTGCGCAACCTCGTGCGCAGCGGCACCCCGTCCCACCGCACCCGCCGCACGCCGCCACGGCTCGGCAGGACGACCACCGGGCGGGGCGGTGCCTCGCGGGGGGGCCGGATGCCCGCCCGCACCGGCCCGCCCGAGACGGCCGGCCGGTGGGCCCTCCTGCCCGAGCGCGACGGCGACCCGACGCGGCGTGCGCACGCACGCGCCGAGCACCTCCTCGAGCGGCACGGCGTGGTGACCCGGGGAGCGGTGATGAGCGAGCGGGTGGTCGGGGGCTTCGCCGGCGTCTACAAGGTGCTGAGCGCCTTCGAGGACACGGGCCGCTGCCGCCGCGGCTACTTCATCGAGGGACTCGGCGCGGCGCAGTTCGGCAGCGCGGGGGCGATCGACCGGCTGCGGACGTTCTCCGAGCCCGAGAGCCGGAAGTCCGGTGCCAAGCCGGCCGTCGTCGCGCTCGCCGCGACCGACCCGGCCAACGTCTTCGGCGCCGCCCTGCCCTGGCCCGAGCCGGTCGATCCCGAGCGGGCCGGCCACCGACCGGGCCGCAAGGCGGGCGCCCTGGTCGTGACGGTCGACGGCGAGCTGACCGTCTACGTCGAGCGGGGCGGGAAGACGCTGCTGACCTGGAGCGAGGACACCGAGCTCCTCACCCCGGCGATGACCGCGCTCGCCGAGTCGGCACGTCGGGGAGCACTGGGCCGGTTGACCGTCGAGAAGGCCGACGGCCAGCAGCTCATCGGCAACGGCGGCGAGACACCGATCCGGCTCGCGCTGTCGGCCGCCGGGTTCGTCGCGACCCCGAAGGGACTGAGGCTCCGTGCCTGA
- a CDS encoding TerD family protein: MIELTEGQELALTAEGGKTLTRVQMAVGWDHAPTAGFIGSGAAPIDLDASAIQFAGGQFFDLAFFNHLETRDGSVVHLGDNTTGKGEGDDEVITVDLSRVYAKVESILFLVSSYQGHSLEFIRNAYCRVLDDDGTELARFTLTLGVRETGLVMARLFRDGDGWKLGAVGTGIALKTPTDDLEALLPFVRG; encoded by the coding sequence GTGATCGAGCTGACCGAGGGCCAGGAGCTCGCCCTCACCGCCGAGGGTGGGAAGACCCTGACCAGGGTGCAGATGGCCGTCGGCTGGGACCACGCCCCGACGGCCGGGTTCATCGGGAGCGGCGCAGCGCCGATCGACCTCGACGCGTCGGCGATCCAGTTCGCCGGCGGACAGTTCTTCGACCTCGCCTTCTTCAACCACCTCGAGACCCGCGACGGCTCGGTGGTCCACCTCGGCGACAACACCACCGGGAAGGGCGAGGGCGACGACGAGGTGATCACCGTGGACCTGAGCCGCGTCTACGCCAAGGTCGAGTCGATCCTCTTCCTGGTCAGCAGCTACCAGGGGCACTCCCTGGAGTTCATCCGCAACGCCTACTGCCGGGTCCTCGACGACGACGGCACCGAGCTCGCGCGCTTCACCCTCACGCTCGGCGTGCGGGAGACCGGGCTCGTCATGGCGAGGTTGTTCCGCGACGGCGATGGCTGGAAGCTCGGTGCCGTCGGGACCGGCATCGCCCTCAAGACGCCCACGGACGACCTGGAAGCACTGCTGCCCTTCGTCCGAGGCTAG
- a CDS encoding DEAD/DEAH box helicase family protein, protein MASTRRSGTRRRTSSARRGGRQPRALPVTGPGERLWVLDVPYGTQVDGATWHPAVRTHLHVGRRLPEHLAPYSPGPFTLGRFVENTLNPDDPTPDPEPTDALEPRRLQFEAADAIAAHAGAGGRQFLLADEPGVGKTISAVLGATAVGDLRGARRVLVVADRPAAITIGHWCRTIAALGHGGLEWVVITWDRLEKVADHTWDVIIADEAHALRRTTTKRWKHWARISGHGRPHDQAPFVIATTATPGHTPLELPYLAPAYAQALGEPMREWTSASSPGESFATALERHGVGVERGRYGASWTTDPARRAADLELVRGWLDDERPPAMLHRAAPWGPVPLSGMPVELTPAERTAYDAEWGEFCREMDLARRGRNTAKGRAALLRFRQKAGLIRVDSTVAWIAQQVEAERQVACSVEFVATAADPIADRLRDSGIEVATIYGRDRFDPEAERLRFQTGQAKVCVFTTVASISLHAGETLADGRVASTEPRVGVFHQARFSGIAGRQVTGRTHRDHQVSPWHIAYAEGTVEEQVGKVMVERIAAASDTVGGDTSGLADVAQLLGADWLPVTTLTEDGA, encoded by the coding sequence GTGGCCAGCACTCGACGATCCGGGACGCGTCGACGTACGTCGTCGGCGCGCCGCGGAGGCAGGCAGCCGCGGGCCCTGCCGGTCACCGGCCCGGGGGAGAGGCTGTGGGTGCTCGACGTGCCCTACGGCACCCAGGTCGACGGCGCGACCTGGCACCCGGCGGTCAGGACGCACCTGCACGTCGGACGCAGGCTGCCGGAGCACCTCGCGCCGTACTCCCCGGGTCCGTTCACGCTCGGGCGCTTCGTCGAGAACACCCTCAACCCCGACGACCCCACGCCCGACCCCGAGCCGACCGACGCCCTCGAGCCGCGGCGGCTCCAGTTCGAGGCCGCCGACGCGATCGCGGCGCACGCGGGGGCCGGCGGGCGGCAGTTCCTGCTGGCCGACGAGCCCGGCGTCGGCAAGACGATCTCCGCGGTCCTGGGCGCGACAGCCGTGGGCGACCTGCGCGGAGCGCGCCGGGTCCTCGTCGTGGCCGACCGGCCGGCCGCAATCACGATCGGCCACTGGTGCCGCACGATCGCGGCGCTCGGGCACGGCGGCCTCGAGTGGGTCGTGATCACGTGGGACCGGCTGGAGAAGGTCGCGGACCACACGTGGGACGTGATCATCGCCGACGAGGCGCACGCCCTGCGTCGTACGACGACCAAGCGGTGGAAGCACTGGGCGAGGATCTCCGGGCACGGCCGCCCGCACGACCAGGCGCCGTTCGTCATCGCGACGACGGCGACACCGGGGCACACCCCGCTCGAGCTGCCGTACCTCGCCCCGGCCTACGCGCAGGCGCTGGGCGAGCCGATGCGGGAGTGGACCTCCGCGTCGAGCCCGGGGGAGTCGTTCGCCACCGCGCTCGAGCGCCACGGCGTGGGCGTGGAGCGGGGCCGCTACGGCGCGAGCTGGACCACCGACCCGGCCCGGCGCGCCGCCGACCTCGAGCTCGTCCGGGGCTGGCTCGACGACGAGCGACCGCCGGCCATGCTGCACCGCGCGGCGCCGTGGGGGCCGGTGCCGCTCTCGGGGATGCCGGTGGAGCTCACACCCGCGGAGCGGACGGCGTACGACGCCGAGTGGGGCGAGTTCTGCCGCGAGATGGACCTCGCCCGGCGCGGTCGCAACACCGCGAAGGGCCGGGCGGCGCTCCTGCGCTTCCGGCAGAAGGCCGGGCTGATCCGCGTCGACTCGACGGTCGCGTGGATCGCCCAGCAGGTCGAGGCCGAGCGGCAGGTGGCCTGCTCGGTCGAGTTCGTCGCGACCGCCGCCGACCCCATCGCCGACCGGCTGCGCGACTCCGGGATCGAGGTCGCCACGATCTACGGCCGGGACCGCTTCGACCCCGAGGCCGAGCGGCTCCGGTTCCAGACCGGACAGGCGAAGGTCTGCGTCTTCACCACGGTCGCCTCGATCAGCCTGCACGCCGGCGAGACCCTCGCCGACGGCCGCGTCGCCAGCACCGAACCCCGGGTCGGGGTCTTCCACCAGGCCCGCTTCTCGGGCATCGCGGGACGGCAGGTCACCGGCCGCACCCACCGGGACCACCAGGTGTCGCCCTGGCACATCGCTTACGCCGAGGGCACCGTCGAGGAGCAGGTCGGCAAGGTGATGGTGGAACGGATCGCCGCGGCCTCCGACACCGTCGGCGGCGACACGAGCGGGCTGGCCGACGTCGCTCAGCTCCTCGGTGCCGACTGGCTGCCGGTCACGACCCTGACCGAGGACGGCGCCTGA
- a CDS encoding FdhF/YdeP family oxidoreductase has protein sequence MTLLDALRDVPTRLRNAARQVPTDDIDERDLDIDSSAHAAAGATAVTVALRRAVGQMGVRRTGSALLRLNQVDGFDCQGCAWPDPAPGHRHTAEFCENGAKAVAEEATKELLDREFFATHSVADLSDRSEFWLGKQGRITEPMVLRPGATHYTPISWDDAFATMAGHLTGLASPDEAVFYTSGKASNEAAFTFQLFARELGTNNLPDCSNMCHESSGSALTETIGIGKGSVSLDDVHRAKLIVVVGQNPGTNHPRMLSALEEAKANGARIISVNPLEEAGLVRFKNPQHAKGLTVGTALADLHLPVRLNGDLALFQAIGHLLVEWDALDHDFLSRYTTGFTEYVAHVADLDWDKVEASTGLSREQVTEAARMFADSPATVTCWAMGITQHHNAVATIKEIVNVALLRGDIGKPGAGLCPVRGHSNVQGDRTMGIWERVPDHFLDAIRDEFGFEPPREHGYDTVNAIRALRDGKVKVFMALGGNFVGATPDTDATEAAMRQADLTVHVSTKLNRSHVVHGREALILPALGRSEKDLTGGIVQRVTVEDSMSAVHASHGPLEPASPHLRSEVDIICSLALATLPDSTVPWAAMRADYREIRRRIARVVPGCASYDDKVEQPGGFVLPHPPRDNRIFETDSGRAVITSTPLEVLDVPPGRLLLQTLRSHDQFNTTIYGLDDRYRGVKGGRRVVFVHPADIDELGFRDGDQIDLVSEWEDDVSRIARDFRIVSYDQPRGCAAAYYPEANPLVPLDSTADKSNQPVYKSLVVRLERPGTATGGDGGGSADQGSGSSRTDTPHHMA, from the coding sequence GTGACCCTCCTCGACGCGCTCCGTGACGTGCCCACCCGCCTGCGCAACGCAGCTCGACAGGTGCCGACCGACGACATCGACGAGCGTGACCTCGACATCGACTCCTCGGCGCACGCCGCCGCAGGCGCGACGGCCGTGACCGTGGCACTGCGCCGGGCGGTCGGCCAGATGGGCGTACGCCGCACCGGCAGCGCGCTGCTCCGGCTCAACCAGGTCGACGGATTCGACTGCCAGGGGTGCGCCTGGCCCGACCCGGCGCCCGGCCACCGGCACACGGCCGAGTTCTGCGAGAACGGCGCCAAGGCGGTCGCCGAGGAGGCGACCAAGGAGCTGCTCGACCGCGAGTTCTTCGCGACCCACTCCGTGGCCGACCTGTCCGACCGGTCGGAGTTCTGGCTCGGCAAGCAGGGTCGGATCACCGAGCCGATGGTGCTGCGGCCCGGGGCGACCCACTACACGCCGATCTCGTGGGACGACGCGTTCGCCACGATGGCCGGTCACCTCACCGGGCTGGCCAGCCCGGACGAGGCGGTCTTCTACACCTCCGGCAAGGCCTCCAACGAGGCCGCCTTCACCTTCCAGCTCTTCGCCCGCGAGCTCGGCACCAACAACCTGCCGGACTGCTCGAACATGTGCCACGAGTCGTCGGGCTCGGCCCTGACCGAGACCATCGGCATCGGCAAGGGCTCGGTCAGCCTCGACGACGTCCACCGCGCCAAGCTGATTGTCGTCGTCGGGCAGAACCCCGGCACCAACCACCCGCGCATGCTGTCCGCGCTGGAGGAGGCCAAGGCCAACGGAGCCAGGATCATCTCGGTCAACCCGCTCGAGGAGGCCGGACTCGTCCGCTTCAAGAACCCCCAGCACGCCAAGGGGCTCACCGTCGGCACGGCCCTGGCCGACCTCCACCTGCCCGTCAGGCTCAACGGTGACCTCGCACTCTTCCAGGCGATCGGGCACCTGCTGGTCGAGTGGGACGCGCTCGACCACGACTTCCTCTCGCGCTACACCACCGGCTTCACCGAGTACGTCGCCCACGTCGCCGACCTCGACTGGGACAAGGTCGAGGCGTCGACCGGGCTCTCTCGCGAGCAGGTCACCGAGGCGGCCCGGATGTTCGCCGACTCCCCCGCGACCGTGACGTGCTGGGCGATGGGCATCACCCAGCACCACAACGCCGTGGCCACGATCAAGGAGATCGTCAACGTGGCGCTGCTCCGCGGCGACATCGGCAAGCCCGGGGCCGGCCTGTGCCCGGTGCGCGGGCACTCCAACGTGCAGGGCGACCGGACCATGGGCATCTGGGAGCGCGTGCCGGACCACTTCCTCGACGCGATCCGCGACGAGTTCGGCTTCGAGCCACCCCGCGAGCACGGCTACGACACCGTCAACGCCATCCGCGCGCTGCGCGACGGCAAGGTGAAGGTCTTCATGGCGCTCGGCGGCAACTTCGTCGGCGCCACGCCCGACACCGACGCCACCGAGGCGGCGATGCGCCAGGCCGACCTGACCGTGCACGTGTCCACCAAGCTCAACCGGTCGCACGTCGTCCACGGCCGCGAGGCGCTCATCCTCCCCGCGCTCGGACGCAGCGAGAAGGACCTGACCGGCGGCATCGTCCAGCGGGTCACCGTCGAGGACTCGATGTCGGCGGTGCACGCCTCGCACGGCCCCCTGGAGCCCGCGTCCCCGCACCTCAGGTCGGAGGTCGACATCATCTGCTCGCTGGCCCTCGCCACGCTCCCCGATTCGACGGTCCCGTGGGCCGCCATGCGTGCCGACTACCGGGAGATCCGCCGCAGGATCGCCCGCGTCGTCCCCGGCTGTGCGTCGTACGACGACAAGGTCGAGCAGCCCGGCGGTTTCGTGCTGCCCCACCCGCCCCGCGACAACCGGATCTTCGAGACCGACAGCGGCCGGGCCGTCATCACGTCCACCCCGCTAGAGGTGCTCGACGTGCCTCCCGGGCGCCTGCTCCTGCAGACCCTGCGCTCGCACGACCAGTTCAACACCACGATCTACGGCCTCGACGACCGCTACCGCGGCGTCAAGGGCGGCCGCCGCGTCGTCTTCGTGCACCCGGCCGACATCGACGAGCTCGGGTTCCGCGACGGTGACCAGATCGACCTCGTCAGCGAGTGGGAGGACGATGTCTCGCGGATCGCCCGGGACTTCCGGATCGTCTCCTACGACCAGCCCCGCGGCTGCGCGGCGGCCTACTACCCCGAGGCCAACCCGCTCGTGCCGCTCGACTCCACCGCCGACAAGAGCAACCAGCCGGTCTACAAGTCACTCGTGGTCCGCCTGGAGCGTCCCGGCACCGCGACGGGTGGTGACGGTGGCGGGTCCGCGGACCAGGGCTCCGGGTCGTCGCGCACGGACACGCCGCACCACATGGCGTAG